The following are encoded together in the uncultured Sphaerochaeta sp. genome:
- a CDS encoding ABC transporter ATP-binding protein, with protein sequence MIMLLQVDEVIKRFGSTLALDCCSMQVEAGEVIGLLGPNGAGKTTCIRSIIGLIPIDEGSITVFSQNQDGRNREIRRNIGYVTQEITIYEQMSGRDNLAFFASLYGMDKLSIARRIEEVAQVIGLEGRLDDKPKHYSGGMKRRLNIGCALMHRPSLIIMDEPTVGIDPQSRSFILSFVKQLAKEGSTIIYTSHYIEEVEAVASRIYIMDSGHMIAQGTLPELIARIQGDHFIEVEVRIASEEKKQQLLRLPDVKEVALEGTRYRIVVPGGIPVLDKVVLILSEQGLVRINTKQPNLEDVFLTLTGKQLRDEVQS encoded by the coding sequence ATGATTATGCTGTTACAGGTAGACGAAGTCATTAAACGGTTTGGATCGACCCTTGCCCTGGATTGCTGTTCCATGCAGGTGGAGGCTGGGGAGGTTATTGGGCTACTCGGGCCTAATGGAGCAGGTAAAACTACGTGTATCCGCTCCATCATAGGACTGATTCCCATTGATGAGGGATCTATTACGGTTTTCTCACAAAACCAAGATGGGAGAAACCGGGAGATTCGGCGTAATATCGGGTATGTTACCCAGGAAATCACCATCTATGAGCAGATGAGTGGGAGAGATAACCTCGCCTTTTTCGCGTCACTCTATGGGATGGATAAGCTCTCCATTGCAAGACGTATTGAAGAGGTAGCTCAGGTAATCGGACTTGAAGGCCGGCTTGATGACAAACCCAAGCACTATAGTGGTGGAATGAAGCGTAGGCTCAATATTGGTTGTGCCTTGATGCATCGACCAAGCCTTATCATCATGGATGAGCCTACCGTCGGTATTGATCCCCAGTCACGTTCCTTTATACTCAGTTTTGTTAAACAGCTTGCCAAGGAAGGCAGTACCATTATCTACACCTCCCATTATATAGAGGAAGTGGAAGCGGTAGCCTCGCGAATTTATATCATGGATAGTGGCCATATGATCGCCCAGGGCACCCTCCCTGAATTGATCGCCCGGATCCAGGGAGATCACTTCATAGAGGTTGAGGTTCGCATTGCAAGCGAGGAGAAGAAACAACAGCTCTTGCGTTTACCTGATGTAAAAGAGGTAGCTCTGGAGGGAACTCGCTACAGGATAGTAGTGCCAGGAGGAATTCCGGTATTGGACAAGGTTGTCCTAATCCTCAGTGAGCAGGGCTTGGTGAGGATAAACACCAAGCAACCCAATCTTGAGGATGTCTTCCTGACGCTTACAGGCAAACAACTTCGTGATGAGGTCCAGTCATGA
- a CDS encoding UxaA family hydrolase, which produces MESKAIVLNPKDNVATCIRGARAGQRVSCLGICEQIVDCVQDVPPYHKIALYAISKGDPVYKYGEVIGLATEDIRQGAWVSDANIRGASRNYETELL; this is translated from the coding sequence TTGGAATCCAAAGCAATTGTACTCAACCCAAAAGACAACGTGGCAACCTGTATACGAGGCGCCAGAGCAGGGCAGCGTGTCTCTTGTCTGGGAATTTGTGAGCAAATCGTTGACTGTGTCCAGGATGTTCCTCCTTATCATAAGATAGCCCTGTATGCTATCTCCAAGGGAGACCCTGTCTATAAATACGGGGAAGTCATTGGTTTGGCTACAGAAGATATCAGGCAAGGGGCTTGGGTGTCAGATGCCAATATCCGAGGTGCCAGCAGGAATTACGAGACTGAACTACTTTGA
- a CDS encoding UxaA family hydrolase translates to MEFLGYKRAEGRAGVRNHVLILPTCGCSSETARIVASQVQGSINVIINTGCADVEANTELTQRVLTGFALHPNVYAVVIIGLGCETVGHEELLKKLEIETSKPIVSFGIQEQGGTARTIAKAVTAARALVSEASSQSRVPCPISDLLLGLECGGSDATSGIAANPALGEVCDTLIDLGASTMLSETIEFIGAEHILANRAINKEVHNQIIQICRAYEEHLAAAGQDCRAGQPTPGNKEGGLSTLEEKSLGCIKKGGTRPIVEVLQEGVRPTKSGSLIMDTPGYDVASVTMMVAGGCQLVAFTTGRGTPTGIALAPVLKITGNRETYHHMEDNMDVDVSGITEGEYSISGGAERIFSAIVESANGRMTKAEVYGFSDICIDHICRFV, encoded by the coding sequence ATGGAATTTTTGGGATATAAGCGAGCCGAGGGCAGGGCAGGAGTACGTAACCATGTCTTGATCCTTCCCACCTGTGGATGCAGCAGTGAGACTGCCCGTATTGTGGCAAGCCAAGTACAGGGAAGCATCAATGTAATCATCAATACCGGCTGTGCTGATGTAGAGGCAAATACTGAGCTGACCCAGCGTGTTCTCACCGGTTTTGCGCTTCATCCGAATGTATACGCTGTAGTCATTATTGGACTTGGCTGTGAGACGGTAGGACATGAAGAACTTCTTAAAAAACTGGAGATAGAGACAAGTAAACCAATTGTCTCTTTCGGCATTCAGGAGCAAGGTGGCACAGCAAGGACCATTGCAAAAGCCGTCACTGCGGCGAGGGCTCTTGTCAGCGAAGCCAGTTCTCAATCCCGTGTTCCCTGTCCCATCAGTGACTTGCTTCTCGGTCTTGAGTGTGGTGGTAGTGACGCCACCAGCGGCATTGCAGCCAATCCCGCACTTGGTGAAGTCTGTGACACGTTGATTGACCTGGGAGCTTCAACGATGCTCTCGGAGACCATTGAGTTCATCGGAGCAGAGCATATTCTTGCAAATCGAGCCATCAATAAGGAAGTACACAACCAAATTATCCAGATTTGTCGAGCTTATGAGGAACACCTAGCTGCTGCCGGTCAGGATTGCCGAGCTGGACAACCTACCCCTGGTAATAAAGAAGGTGGTCTCTCTACTTTGGAAGAGAAAAGCCTTGGGTGCATCAAGAAGGGCGGAACACGTCCTATCGTGGAAGTACTGCAGGAAGGGGTTCGGCCAACAAAGAGCGGCTCCCTGATCATGGATACCCCGGGTTATGATGTAGCATCGGTAACCATGATGGTTGCAGGTGGTTGCCAGCTGGTTGCCTTCACTACCGGACGTGGAACCCCAACCGGCATTGCCTTGGCTCCCGTACTCAAGATCACCGGAAACCGAGAGACCTACCATCATATGGAAGACAACATGGATGTCGATGTGAGTGGTATTACCGAAGGTGAATACTCAATCTCTGGGGGTGCTGAGCGGATATTCAGTGCAATAGTCGAGAGTGCAAACGGCAGAATGACCAAAGCTGAAGTCTATGGATTCAGCGATATCTGTATCGATCATATCTGCCGTTTCGTGTGA
- a CDS encoding histidine kinase: MDRRVTIESKHLFRIVLGVLLSLVFFLRYRLMDPPLLLVLLLVVFSLMLRWRFSYSSAWMLIDASLLTMLSLFLPEATLLLSLYLFYFASHRNLLFCIPFAVYLVVVLQGLEILVPLFSLLLGVLVGFWELERMQLIKEADEYRLRSHLLAADTEHLLLDYADAQYLSRLQEREQIAQILHDSLGHELTAAHLSIKALEMLLEKEDIQKAKMSQKKIEQRLSSALAQLKLAVRQLEPDEKQVERSIARLFEEFVYPVQYTIRGDVALVPPALQQILHSAIKEALTNVAKHAKPTKVSASLDVNTTLVQLTMENDGVIEQTPSGTGNGLRYLRRRVERMGGSMSIQKGHQFKLLISIPVRGEIGV; the protein is encoded by the coding sequence GTGGATAGGAGAGTAACGATAGAGAGCAAGCACCTCTTCCGGATTGTCTTGGGTGTGTTGCTGTCTCTTGTGTTCTTCCTGCGTTACCGCTTGATGGATCCCCCCTTGCTTCTGGTCCTCCTCTTGGTCGTCTTTTCGCTGATGCTTCGCTGGCGATTTTCGTATTCATCTGCATGGATGCTCATCGATGCCTCCTTATTGACGATGCTTTCCCTCTTTTTACCTGAGGCAACCCTCTTGCTCTCGCTCTATCTTTTCTATTTTGCTTCACATAGGAATTTGCTTTTCTGCATTCCCTTTGCTGTATACTTGGTAGTTGTTCTTCAGGGACTTGAGATACTTGTCCCGCTCTTTTCACTGCTCCTTGGAGTTCTGGTGGGATTCTGGGAGCTGGAGCGGATGCAACTGATAAAAGAAGCAGATGAATACCGACTTCGCTCACACCTCCTGGCGGCAGATACTGAGCACTTACTCTTGGATTATGCCGATGCCCAGTATCTCTCCCGTCTTCAGGAACGAGAGCAAATTGCCCAGATCCTGCATGACAGTTTGGGGCATGAGTTGACTGCAGCTCACCTCAGTATAAAAGCACTCGAAATGCTTCTTGAAAAAGAAGATATACAGAAAGCCAAGATGAGTCAGAAGAAGATTGAGCAGCGACTCTCCTCTGCATTGGCGCAACTTAAGCTTGCGGTTAGGCAACTGGAACCGGATGAGAAGCAAGTGGAGCGATCCATTGCCAGGCTCTTTGAGGAGTTTGTTTACCCTGTACAGTATACGATTCGTGGAGATGTCGCCCTCGTCCCTCCCGCGTTGCAACAGATACTACATTCCGCAATCAAGGAGGCTTTGACCAATGTGGCAAAACATGCAAAACCTACGAAGGTTTCTGCTTCTCTTGATGTCAATACTACCTTGGTGCAACTCACCATGGAGAATGATGGGGTGATTGAACAGACGCCCTCTGGTACAGGGAACGGATTGCGTTATTTACGACGGAGGGTTGAACGCATGGGAGGAAGCATGTCGATTCAAAAAGGACATCAGTTTAAGTTGCTTATATCCATTCCGGTCAGAGGAGAGATAGGGGTATGA
- a CDS encoding sugar phosphate nucleotidyltransferase codes for MHIVLLSGGSGKRLWPLSNEVRSKQFIKFFKKEDGSYESMVQRVHRQIRKVDPNATITIATSKTQVSAIHNQIGRDVGISVEPYRRDTFPAIALAAAYMHDLQNVGEGEAVVVCPVDPFVDDAYFSMLEKVGKQAEKGESNLVLLGIEPTYPSEKYGYIIPSDGNYVSKVSTFKEKPDAATAKTYISSGALWNAGVFAFRLGYLLETAHRLIDFTDYHDLFAKYETLPKISFDYAVVEKELEIQVMRYEGMWKDLGTWNTLSESMSESVVGIGEMDDTCTDVQIINELDIPILAMGLHDVIICAGAEGVLVSDKERSSQIKQYVESFKQPIMFTEKSWGSFHILDVGKESLTIKVILQAGKQMHYHSHAQRDEVWTVIGGKGIVVLDGEKRTVKASDVIFIKSGVKHTIIAETELELIEVQHGKTITVDDKEMFQYP; via the coding sequence ATGCATATCGTACTACTGTCTGGAGGATCGGGAAAACGGCTTTGGCCACTTTCAAATGAGGTGCGATCAAAGCAATTCATCAAATTCTTCAAGAAAGAAGATGGTAGCTATGAATCCATGGTACAGCGGGTTCATCGACAGATCAGGAAGGTAGACCCAAACGCAACCATTACCATTGCAACATCCAAGACACAAGTTTCAGCAATCCATAACCAGATTGGGAGGGATGTCGGTATTTCCGTCGAACCCTACCGTCGTGATACCTTTCCTGCCATTGCGCTTGCTGCTGCCTATATGCACGACCTGCAAAATGTAGGGGAGGGAGAAGCTGTGGTTGTCTGCCCTGTAGACCCGTTCGTGGACGATGCGTATTTCTCCATGCTTGAGAAAGTGGGTAAGCAAGCAGAGAAGGGTGAGTCAAACTTGGTTCTCTTGGGTATTGAGCCTACCTATCCAAGTGAGAAGTATGGGTACATCATTCCCTCTGATGGCAATTATGTAAGCAAGGTCTCTACCTTCAAGGAAAAACCAGATGCTGCAACCGCAAAGACCTATATCTCCTCTGGGGCTCTCTGGAACGCAGGGGTCTTCGCGTTCCGCTTGGGCTACCTGTTGGAAACAGCCCATAGGCTCATTGATTTTACTGATTATCATGATTTGTTCGCAAAGTACGAAACTCTTCCCAAAATCAGCTTTGACTATGCTGTGGTTGAGAAGGAATTGGAAATTCAGGTGATGCGGTATGAAGGTATGTGGAAGGATCTCGGTACATGGAACACGCTCAGTGAATCCATGAGCGAGTCTGTTGTTGGAATCGGTGAGATGGACGATACTTGCACTGATGTGCAAATCATCAATGAGCTTGACATCCCCATTCTTGCAATGGGTCTGCATGATGTCATTATCTGTGCCGGTGCAGAAGGTGTGCTTGTCTCAGATAAGGAGCGCTCGAGCCAAATCAAGCAGTATGTGGAATCATTCAAGCAACCGATCATGTTTACAGAGAAATCCTGGGGAAGCTTCCATATCCTTGATGTCGGGAAGGAGAGTCTTACCATCAAGGTAATACTCCAGGCAGGGAAGCAAATGCACTACCATAGTCATGCACAACGTGATGAGGTGTGGACTGTCATTGGGGGGAAAGGGATTGTCGTTCTGGACGGAGAGAAGAGAACAGTAAAAGCTTCAGATGTAATCTTCATCAAGAGTGGAGTCAAGCATACCATCATTGCCGAGACGGAACTCGAACTTATTGAGGTCCAACACGGGAAAACCATCACGGTAGATGATAAGGAAATGTTTCAGTATCCCTAG
- a CDS encoding diguanylate cyclase: MNDLSKPVEITDNLYWVGSENTHKYLQCNPYLYISGKKGILFDPGSALDGEIVIEKVKSLIPISQLEAIVCSHQDPDLCMAIPLFEKAGFKGVICCHERAALLIQYYGIKSPFYRVNYHRFSYTMKSGESIGFIFTPYLHFPGAIMSYLPKQQVLLSGDLFGSVTADWHLYADEDYLDGMIAFHEVYMPSHDILTSAMDLLDSYPLNMICPQHGSILRRTLIEEAISTLKTTPCGLFLETQTKDLNEEGGVRSLLDQILTRLITIHGVEEIRATFKQSPFSIDMKLRKIIKSSISDDSIWEAFFSFLGEHRAGTQYLASISSMVELLCKRYGLPLPESLNSVLFRSQTEIEENRRQVQLLQSQIKKFEEDLHRDPITKLHNQAFYLAWLERELSGIATQEKNITSCVMNIDNLDRINLDFGSTEGNKTLRLLAELVTEYVEPQVQVCRIGGSAFALLYTSLGKEEVIKRVTQLRNVIHEDDRFIVPINVSMGIFQSSEIPQTLHQDPEQMALLVNQMTLYRDRLAKKQGGGIVSSSTNDPSSNAVFSVLLVDKPGFSRDLIKRTLENHSLHVLTADNGLAAKECLLTETVDLILCELLIPKISGLTLRKQLLTTPSAGKIPFILMSVNKQEQTVIRAQSLGIMHFFSRPVALYELVGLIKILAKREA, encoded by the coding sequence ATGAATGACCTCTCCAAACCTGTGGAAATTACAGATAATCTCTACTGGGTTGGTTCAGAGAACACCCATAAGTACCTGCAATGTAACCCATATCTCTATATTAGTGGGAAGAAGGGGATTCTGTTTGACCCTGGATCGGCACTCGATGGAGAGATTGTCATCGAGAAAGTGAAAAGTCTGATTCCCATCTCACAACTGGAGGCGATTGTCTGCAGCCATCAGGATCCTGACCTATGCATGGCCATCCCTCTCTTTGAAAAAGCTGGGTTCAAAGGTGTTATCTGTTGCCATGAGCGTGCTGCCCTGTTAATCCAATACTACGGAATAAAGAGTCCTTTCTACCGAGTGAACTACCATAGATTCTCATATACGATGAAGAGTGGAGAAAGCATAGGATTCATCTTTACACCCTACTTACATTTCCCTGGTGCAATCATGAGCTACCTTCCCAAGCAGCAGGTCTTGCTAAGTGGGGACCTGTTCGGTTCTGTCACCGCTGATTGGCATCTCTATGCTGATGAGGATTATTTGGATGGTATGATTGCATTCCATGAAGTTTATATGCCAAGCCATGATATTCTAACATCAGCAATGGATCTTCTGGACAGCTATCCACTGAATATGATCTGTCCACAACATGGTTCAATTCTCCGTAGGACCTTGATTGAAGAGGCGATCAGCACACTGAAGACAACACCGTGCGGACTCTTTTTGGAGACTCAGACGAAAGACCTGAATGAGGAAGGAGGAGTCAGGAGCTTGCTCGACCAGATTCTCACCCGCCTGATAACCATCCATGGAGTAGAAGAAATCCGGGCAACATTCAAGCAAAGTCCTTTTTCCATAGATATGAAACTCCGGAAGATCATAAAAAGCTCGATTAGCGATGATTCAATCTGGGAAGCATTCTTCTCTTTTTTAGGAGAACACCGCGCAGGAACACAGTATCTTGCCTCAATTTCCAGCATGGTTGAACTGTTGTGCAAACGATATGGACTACCTCTGCCTGAATCGTTGAATTCAGTATTGTTCCGCTCACAAACAGAGATAGAGGAGAACAGACGACAAGTACAACTTCTCCAGTCCCAGATAAAAAAATTTGAAGAAGACTTGCATCGTGATCCGATCACAAAGCTTCATAATCAGGCGTTTTATCTGGCATGGCTGGAGAGAGAGCTTTCGGGAATAGCAACCCAGGAGAAGAACATCACCTCATGCGTGATGAATATTGATAATTTGGATCGGATCAACCTCGATTTCGGGAGTACCGAGGGGAATAAAACCCTCCGTCTGCTCGCTGAGCTAGTAACTGAATACGTTGAACCTCAAGTACAGGTTTGTCGTATTGGAGGAAGTGCCTTTGCTCTTCTCTATACCTCACTGGGGAAGGAAGAAGTCATAAAGCGTGTAACACAACTGAGAAATGTTATTCATGAAGACGATCGATTCATTGTCCCTATCAATGTTTCCATGGGTATTTTCCAGTCTTCTGAAATCCCCCAGACATTGCATCAAGATCCTGAACAAATGGCACTATTGGTGAACCAGATGACATTGTATAGGGACCGCTTGGCAAAGAAGCAGGGAGGAGGCATTGTCTCCAGCTCAACGAATGATCCCAGCAGTAATGCTGTATTTTCCGTGCTCCTGGTAGACAAACCCGGCTTTTCCCGTGACCTGATCAAACGTACATTGGAAAATCATTCACTGCATGTGCTTACAGCAGACAATGGTCTTGCAGCAAAAGAGTGTTTACTTACCGAAACTGTTGATCTCATCCTCTGTGAGTTGCTTATCCCAAAAATCAGCGGACTCACATTGAGAAAACAGCTACTGACAACTCCCTCTGCTGGCAAGATACCTTTCATCCTGATGTCAGTAAACAAACAAGAACAAACGGTAATAAGGGCACAGAGTTTAGGCATCATGCACTTCTTCTCCCGCCCTGTAGCGCTCTATGAACTCGTGGGTCTAATAAAAATACTTGCAAAAAGGGAGGCTTGA
- a CDS encoding ABC transporter permease, giving the protein MSIFIFSLKENLRQKLTLPLLLLFPLVLLLVPSMPGSLPMAFSLFGLLNFYSAFLLVRTVAEDRMHGVLVRIASSPLSHARYLSSHLAAGTLLLIAQSLVLIIASLIVYGRATTNYLLLFILYSAYSVMTLSFSLAWNTMFRSYTTSFALFSGVGSILCLISGLTFPLRFLPPAMQRMVRVLPTYWLAHGLEALYEQAGASLLFAVVILLIFAGIFLLVGSRRRL; this is encoded by the coding sequence ATGAGTATTTTCATCTTTTCGTTGAAGGAAAACCTTCGTCAGAAATTAACACTCCCTTTGTTGTTGCTCTTCCCTCTGGTCCTCCTTCTGGTTCCCAGCATGCCAGGTTCCTTGCCGATGGCGTTCAGTCTGTTTGGACTGCTCAACTTCTACTCGGCGTTCTTGTTGGTACGAACTGTTGCGGAAGACCGGATGCATGGGGTTCTTGTGAGAATTGCGTCCTCTCCCCTCAGTCATGCCCGCTATCTCTCCAGCCATCTGGCAGCTGGGACACTGTTGCTGATAGCCCAAAGCTTGGTCCTGATCATTGCCTCGCTCATTGTGTATGGAAGAGCTACCACCAATTACCTGTTGCTCTTCATCCTTTATAGTGCCTATAGTGTCATGACACTGTCATTCTCCTTGGCATGGAATACCATGTTTCGTTCTTACACTACCAGCTTTGCGCTTTTCAGTGGGGTAGGTTCAATCCTCTGCCTGATCAGTGGTCTTACGTTTCCTCTTCGGTTCCTGCCTCCTGCCATGCAACGAATGGTCCGAGTGCTACCTACCTATTGGCTTGCCCATGGCCTAGAAGCCCTCTATGAGCAAGCGGGAGCTTCTCTGTTGTTCGCTGTTGTGATACTCTTGATATTTGCAGGGATATTTCTCTTGGTAGGAAGTAGAAGGAGGCTGTAG
- a CDS encoding DUF1566 domain-containing protein: MQRDRWTGLAVVFFVVGLTLVLSGCTTTETNIPEKEAYAVGSQGPAGGLVFFDKGETSGGWQYMEAAPAETEMLARWGTTGLMVDTSTDIGSGDANMQGILEQDPALIETAASYCNTLVVDGYTDWFLPSKDELSLLFSSLARTNRDTFRGEGFAYWSSSSYDGERAWAQGFSNGVQGKVEKEELLVVRAVRAF; the protein is encoded by the coding sequence ATGCAAAGAGACAGATGGACAGGCCTCGCAGTAGTATTTTTCGTGGTTGGTCTCACACTTGTATTATCTGGATGCACTACCACTGAAACCAATATCCCGGAGAAAGAGGCTTATGCCGTAGGCAGCCAGGGACCAGCTGGAGGATTAGTGTTCTTTGATAAGGGAGAGACCTCTGGTGGTTGGCAATACATGGAAGCAGCCCCAGCAGAAACGGAGATGTTGGCAAGGTGGGGAACGACCGGTCTTATGGTGGATACCAGTACCGATATCGGGAGTGGAGATGCCAACATGCAAGGCATCCTGGAACAGGACCCTGCATTGATCGAAACAGCTGCCAGTTACTGCAATACGCTCGTGGTCGATGGATATACCGACTGGTTCCTTCCTTCAAAGGATGAACTCTCCCTCTTGTTCTCTTCCCTTGCAAGGACCAATAGGGACACCTTCCGTGGAGAGGGCTTCGCCTACTGGAGCTCCTCCTCCTATGATGGGGAACGAGCCTGGGCTCAAGGGTTTTCCAATGGAGTACAAGGTAAAGTCGAAAAAGAAGAATTATTGGTCGTACGAGCTGTTCGTGCCTTCTAG
- a CDS encoding OsmC family protein yields MSDTHTYTTRVEWTKERRAALSSPALPTIEVATPANFPGGHEGIWSPEHLYTAAAEICLMTTFLSLAEKTKLVFKSYKSEASGTMEKAEKGFRMTRINIKPTVVIADEKLKEKTHTLLEKAEKYCLISNSMKTEVTIEPMVLVS; encoded by the coding sequence ATGAGCGATACTCATACGTATACCACCCGCGTTGAGTGGACAAAAGAGAGACGGGCAGCTCTCTCATCCCCTGCCTTGCCCACCATTGAAGTTGCAACGCCTGCCAATTTCCCTGGAGGCCATGAAGGTATATGGTCCCCTGAGCATCTCTATACTGCAGCTGCAGAGATCTGCTTGATGACCACCTTTCTCTCTCTTGCAGAGAAAACAAAGCTTGTATTCAAGAGCTACAAGAGTGAAGCTTCTGGGACTATGGAGAAAGCTGAGAAGGGTTTTCGCATGACCCGTATCAACATCAAGCCAACGGTGGTCATTGCTGATGAAAAGCTAAAAGAGAAGACACACACTTTGCTTGAGAAAGCCGAGAAGTACTGCCTCATCTCTAATTCGATGAAAACTGAAGTAACTATTGAACCAATGGTTCTGGTCTCCTAG
- a CDS encoding rhamnogalacturonan acetylesterase — protein MNTLFLLGDSTCSPKEYDKRPETGWGMYIESYIDSSWGVTNLALNGRSTKSFLEEGVFGRCLGALEAGDFVFIQFGHNDSKKDKARYTEPWSTFQGNLACMAESVLSKHATPVFLTPIARRRFLPDGSLVHTHGEYPHAMLSLCQARGYAWIDMHKTTCSLLEQMGDEDSKELFLHLKAGEHPNYPEGVADDTHLNEKGARVVCSLIISLLKETYPEFSFLGSP, from the coding sequence ATGAATACACTATTTCTCCTGGGAGATTCCACCTGTTCCCCCAAGGAGTACGACAAACGTCCTGAAACTGGGTGGGGAATGTACATCGAGAGCTATATCGATTCTTCTTGGGGTGTGACCAATCTCGCCCTGAATGGACGGAGTACCAAGTCTTTCCTTGAGGAAGGAGTCTTTGGCCGATGCCTTGGAGCGTTGGAAGCGGGTGATTTTGTATTCATCCAGTTTGGTCATAATGACAGTAAGAAGGACAAGGCGCGATACACCGAGCCTTGGTCCACCTTTCAGGGTAATCTTGCCTGCATGGCTGAGTCGGTGCTCTCAAAGCATGCAACTCCCGTCTTCCTTACCCCTATTGCTCGAAGGAGGTTCCTGCCAGATGGTAGCCTTGTGCACACCCATGGGGAGTACCCACATGCGATGCTCTCCCTCTGCCAGGCAAGGGGATATGCCTGGATTGATATGCATAAGACAACATGTTCCCTGCTTGAGCAGATGGGAGACGAGGATTCCAAAGAGTTATTTCTCCACCTCAAGGCAGGCGAACACCCAAACTATCCAGAGGGTGTTGCTGACGATACCCATCTGAATGAAAAAGGGGCAAGGGTAGTCTGTTCCTTGATTATCTCACTCCTGAAAGAGACGTATCCTGAATTTTCCTTTCTTGGTTCACCATAA
- a CDS encoding response regulator transcription factor translates to MRILLVDDDALVLESLEILLSGDAQLQIVGALSHGGEALSFLEQTQVDVILLDIQMPVMDGIEVAQRIRSKYPKVKILMLTTFSDYRTLHRCLEVGASGFLLKSDDTEKQIMTIKAVYQGLPVISEQALKQFSEQQMFSSLSNRENEVLLQVAQGLSNKEIADRLCLSEGTVRNCISVMLEKLGLRDRTQLAIFYWQRKSEGR, encoded by the coding sequence ATGAGGATTCTGTTGGTTGATGATGATGCCTTGGTGCTGGAGAGTTTGGAGATCTTACTCTCTGGTGATGCCCAGCTGCAGATTGTTGGAGCCCTTTCCCACGGAGGAGAGGCACTTTCCTTTCTTGAACAAACCCAGGTAGACGTAATCCTCCTTGATATCCAGATGCCGGTAATGGATGGTATCGAGGTAGCCCAAAGGATTCGAAGCAAGTATCCGAAGGTTAAGATCTTGATGTTGACCACCTTTTCAGACTATCGAACGCTCCACCGATGCCTGGAAGTGGGTGCAAGTGGTTTTCTGCTCAAGAGTGATGATACTGAGAAGCAAATCATGACGATCAAGGCAGTATATCAGGGCTTGCCTGTCATCAGCGAGCAGGCTCTCAAGCAGTTTTCGGAGCAACAGATGTTCTCCTCTCTCAGTAATCGTGAGAACGAGGTGCTCTTGCAAGTTGCCCAGGGGCTTAGCAACAAGGAAATTGCCGATAGGCTTTGCCTAAGTGAGGGGACAGTTCGAAACTGTATATCGGTGATGCTGGAGAAGTTGGGGTTGCGTGACCGTACCCAACTTGCCATCTTTTATTGGCAACGAAAGAGCGAGGGGAGGTAA